Below is a window of Aptenodytes patagonicus chromosome 15, bAptPat1.pri.cur, whole genome shotgun sequence DNA.
CTCCCTCTGCTTCTCAagccccagagaggctgtaggaATTGTCCCTCCAAGCAGCCAGAGGCAAGGCAGGACAGGGGGCCAAGTCCCAGAAAGATGAGAACTTCTGCCAGCTTTCTCCATGTGTTAGGACTGCTGGGGAACAGCTGGGAGCAGCTTTCTTGCTCTGTAATCACAACTCCTTAGGTTAATCTAGTACCCTAGCTAAAAGTGTAGCCCAGCTATTGCATTTCAAAGTCCCATTCAGAAGCAATTTAAAACAGAACATCTGCAGACTTTAAAGACAAACCCTTTCCAGGGATTGAAACGCCAGCTCTGTGTTCTTAGGTCATGAGCAAAGCACACAGCGAGTACCTGTCGAGTCTGAGGCTGCTTAGCCCTTAGTACCGCTGTGTCTTCTAGAACAAGATTACCATCTGTGCAGTTCTTTCATCCTCTTCCTAGAGGGAAACATAAGTGCAGCAAAATAGCGTGTTCAAATGAAGTCTGATTTTTCATAAAAAAGGTGTTTTCATGGGAagcccacggggggggggggggggcggctgtgGTTCAATCTTCCTTTGCCACAAGGCTTCTATATCATTATTCTTATTTGGATGCTGGTTACGGACATTTCTCTTAGTAGTTTTAGTGGTGGTTTGCAAGCTTGTCTagctgagcaggcagcaacgtTACCAAATGAGCTATCGTAAGATACAATGTTTGCAGATTTACTCCAAAGGCTTTGAGGTCTGGTACAAGCACAGTGTGTACTGCATTAGCAAAAATGATCAAATCCATTTAGTACAGCTGCTCATGGTAGGGACTAGCTTGTTTAGTTTTCCCCTAAAATTCAGATGTTTCAGAACTAAAAAATTCAACAAGAGTGGAATTACACTGCATGTGCAGACAGCCTTTATTACTAGTGTCAAGTGCTACTTCCAGTCACTGCCTGGATCAAGTGTCCAGCTCTGTCCCCTGTCCTTTCCCAGGCATCCCTTTCTCCAACTAGACatctgcccccaccccccacccccagccccttctCACGCTCTGCAGTCTTGCTGACAGAAGAGGGGAAGGACATCTTCCAGCTAGCCTGAACTTTCCCCACCAAAAAAGACAAGCCCAAGCAAGCAGCCTGGCAGTTTTGAGCAAAGTCCTGATGAGTACTGATGAATTGCTGCCTCTGCCCCTGGCAGAAATGGAcacacaactgaaaaataaagactttaaTGTAAAGACTCTTTGGAAACAACAACTGAAAAAGGAGTGGGGGACTtagaggaaaggaagaggctgAGCTGCATTCTACCATGGTAGAGTTGGGAGTACTACTTCATTGAAAGCCCACAAAGAGGTCTCGCAACAGTGAGAGCCAGGAGCATTAAGTCTTTGTACAGAGGGCAAGAGTGACCTGGCACACAGCAAGAGAAGGAGTAACTGGTTTAACACCCCATTTGATACTTATTCCCCACTGGGTAACTGAGGGGCCATCACAGCTTCCAGTCCCTGTTCCTAGAATACCTCCATAAGCATTCATCAGTTCTTACGTGCAAAGCTCTGTGGAACCACTTGGTACAAGGGGAAGATGGGTTACCCATACAAACAGTGAAACATTACACATCGGAATAGCAACTGGTGTTATTCCAGTAGGATCTCTGGGCCACAGCGTAAGtccagctggaagagaggaatCTGGCCACACGGAGAAGTCCCCTGTGTTACTGTGGATGCTGGTTCTGGTCTTGGTCTCTAGGTTGGTTTTCTGGATGATCCTCAGGGAGAGGGTTATAGTTGGGATCCTCTTCAGGTGTGTCAAATACCATCTTCCTGACGAGGGACATGCCCATCCCACCAAGCAGGCAGGTTAGGAAAGTGAGCTGAGGACAAAACCCCCAGCCCTCCTAGGAACATCCTAACCCTTCACGGGGCTTGGCTGTATGCCACAACCACCTGCCTATTGCACCAGCACTAACTGTTCTTTTGCTCAGCTCACTATGTAACAATGACAGTACCTGCTTCCTTGATCTCTAGGTCAGCTTGATCCTCAGCATGAAGCAGAACATATTCTGCTTTCTTAAACTAcagaaatacatcagaaaaaaatcctaccGGCATCTAGCATTTCCACAAGCAGTAAGAACACTCCAGTTCAACTAGCAAAGCTTAAGGTACCAGCAACTGCTTTATGGACCCTGAGTACGTATGTATATAATGTGCAAAGTGCCAGCGCTTTCTGCAGCAGAGGCATAAACTGTCGAGCTGAGGTGCTATTAGCATGCAATTGTGTCCTATGGTCACCCAACGCCATCACAGACCAGAGTTTGCTATGAAAGTGACCCAGGCTGGGAAGCAACACAGCAAAGCCCAGAAAGAATCAGCTTTACTTACAGGAAGCCAGGGGTTAACAGCAACTTCTTTCCTCCAGGCTGGTTGGGGAAAACATCTTCCAAGAAATAATAGATGTGACCCACTGCAATCCCTGGAAAGAGATGTCACCAAGGTCAGGCCCAGCTGTGACTCCTTCGCCAGCTGAACCAGAGCTTCTGGGAGCTTAAGCAGGATGAAGCTCCAAGAATCCCTCAGCTGTGTACCCatgccccagctcccaccagagCCACCTGCGCTGCAGTGTCAGAGGGCCAGGCAGTTTGCTGTGATTGGCACACAAGCAGGCAGGGAGCTTGTCAGCCTGAAGGCAGCACCAGGCACCCAGGAGACGAGACACAGCACAAGTGTCAGGCAGAGCTCACCATACCCAACTTCTGCCCCTGGGGAAGACACAGCAAAATGCAGGTCACAAGCAAGAGCTCAGGCACGAGGCTGGTCACCCAGCAACCTCAGCCAGCTCACTTTAGGAAACCCACCATCTGAAGATGAAACCAAGAGACGGTGCTAGTGCCCCAGTAGCATCTGTAAGAATAGAGAGCACTGTGGCTGCAAAGTGCCCTTGTTCCCAGCACCCGCCAGCTTTGACGTACCCAGTAAGTCGATGATGATGGAGTTGCCCAGGAGCAGAGAGAATCCCATCAGGACCCAGGGCAAGAAGGGGGCCTGGAAGTTAAGAAGCCCAAAGAAGTTCATGCGGATATAAGGGTTCCTGCGACTCCACACGTACACCAGCATGATGGTGAAAGCCTGGCCCAGGAAAAACAGGCTGGCAAAGAGTCCAAATAGCTAGGAACTACCGAGTCAAGGAAAAACCTACCCACCCTGTGCACCACCTCCAGGCAGCACAGGGTGCCTTGTGACTAGGAAACCCAGAACTACAGGCAGCTGATCGCAGCATGCAAGACATTGCCCATTCCACCAAACCTTTCCTGGGCTGGCTGAGATGTACTACCTCCCCCACCCTCGCACACCACATTTCCCTCCCTGCCACTCCAGAACAAGACACTCGGGAGTGGCATGTACAGATTGCTCACTTCTTAAGCTGCTGTCTACAACCACCAGAGACCAGGGAGCTCATATAGTCATGTCTACAAAGTGACCTTCAGAGAAGGGCCTTCACATTCTTACAGCACTTGGGACACGTGGCACGTATTAACAACTAGCTCACATCCAGTATCTGCCTTCTACAGAAGAATTTCAGCAGTGAGATGGCTCTTGCAATTCACAACCCTCTTCTCCAGAACACAAGGAGAGAGCCAGAGGCAAAAAATTCCCCTGCTCTTGTTGTAGTTGGACTCCAAATCCACCTATGGCCAAGCACGTGGCTGCTGCAGGCACCTGGACACTGACTAGCCAAACACCCGAGGGTGGCCAACAGCCATGAGAGTTCACACAGCTTCATGCAGAGCTCTGTGGGGAGAGCAGTGCTCTGAGCCATCTGCATAAGACAGCAGCAAGACATTCAGAAAAGGCTTTATGCTTGGGAGGGAGATGTTTCTCCCCATCAAACTATTTTGTCCTACAATAAAAGAACTTAAGATGTGTGACGGTATCTCCAGCCACTGACAGGTTGCAAGGACAGAGCACTGGGCTCACACTGCCTGACGTGCTGACAGCAGACAGTATGTGGGCACCCCACTCCTTGTCCTTATAGTTCTGTGttcttccctgcagctgcagcttggTTTTCTGAGCCAGCCTCATGCCAATGGTAGCAGCGCTGCAGTGTGCTCCACCCACCAGAGATCAGACACAGTTGCCCTGCCGCAGCCGGACAGTTTCTCACAGAGCGTAACAAGGGGCTTCCTTTCAGGCTGAGCTTCCCGAGCACACTGCCACACGTCCTCTTCTGGGATCAGGCAGCCCATCCCCTTACCAGGTGCATTCAGCACTTCTGCAGACACCAACACAAGTAC
It encodes the following:
- the LOC143167480 gene encoding derlin-2-like isoform X1 → MAYQGFAQEYLGMPAVTRAYTTACVLTTAAVQLEFITPFQLYFNPDLIFRKFQIWRLITNFLFFGPLGFSFFFNMIFLYRYCRMLEEGSFRGRTADFVFMFLFGGFLMTLFGLFASLFFLGQAFTIMLVYVWSRRNPYIRMNFFGLLNFQAPFLPWVLMGFSLLLGNSIIIDLLGIAVGHIYYFLEDVFPNQPGGKKLLLTPGFLKMVFDTPEEDPNYNPLPEDHPENQPRDQDQNQHPQ
- the LOC143167480 gene encoding derlin-2-like isoform X3, which codes for MAYQGFAQEYLGMPAVTRAYTTACVLTTAAVIWRLITNFLFFGPLGFSFFFNMIFLYRYCRMLEEGSFRGRTADFVFMFLFGGFLMTLFGLFASLFFLGQAFTIMLVYVWSRRNPYIRMNFFGLLNFQAPFLPWVLMGFSLLLGNSIIIDLLGIAVGHIYYFLEDVFPNQPGGKKLLLTPGFLKMVFDTPEEDPNYNPLPEDHPENQPRDQDQNQHPQ
- the LOC143167480 gene encoding derlin-2-like isoform X2, producing the protein MAYQGFAQEYLGMPAVTRAYTTACVLTTAAVQLEFITPFQLYFNPDLIFRKFQIWRLITNFLFFGPLGFSFFFNMIFLYRYCRMLEEGSFRGRTADFVFMFLFGGFLMTLFGLFASLFFLGQAFTIMLVYVWSRRNPYIRMNFFGLLNFQAPFLPWVLMGFSLLLGNSIIIDLLGAEVGYGELCLTLVLCLVSWVPGAAFRLTSSLPACVPITANCLAL